Proteins from a single region of Manis javanica isolate MJ-LG chromosome 5, MJ_LKY, whole genome shotgun sequence:
- the NKAIN4 gene encoding LOW QUALITY PROTEIN: sodium/potassium-transporting ATPase subunit beta-1-interacting protein 4 (The sequence of the model RefSeq protein was modified relative to this genomic sequence to represent the inferred CDS: inserted 1 base in 1 codon; substituted 1 base at 1 genomic stop codon) gives MRTLSTGVGLLTDDLQAEGAPRRGSSGALPTGLERSVGSAKPQQTWKVVTGAQEVGLGPSSGGLPPLTHLPCSEVTALVRQVFDFLGYQWAPILATFIHIVVVXLGLCGTICYQPCYIAVCAVWAAIWITWSTSITCFYLADSELLTFNLCRHHSWWHEHGPGCLRKEXVASLGSLGGQVLAPGISCVLEPG, from the exons ATGAGGACACTGAGCACGGGGGTGGGCTTGCTCACAGACGACCTCCAAGCAGAAGGAGCCCCCCGACGGGGAAGTTCTGGGGCCCTGCCGACTGGCCTAGAGAGGTCTGTTGGAAGTGCCAAACCTCAGCAGACGTGGAAGGTGGTGACTGGGGCACAGGAGGTGGGCCTGGGGCCTTCCTCGGGGGGTCTGCCACCCCTCACGCACCTGCCCTGCTCCGAGGTCACTGCCCTGGTGCGGCAAGTGTTTGACTTCCTGGGCTACCAGTGGGCGCCCATCCTGGCCACCTTCATCCACATCGTAGTGG ATCTGGGGCTCTGTGGGACCATCTGCTACCAGCCCTGTTACATCGCAGTG TGTGCTGTGTGGGCCGCCATCTGGATCACCTGGAGCACCTCCATTACCTGCTTCTACCTGGCA GACAGTGAGCTCCTGACCTTCAACCTCTGCAGGCACCATTCCTGGTGGCATGAGCATGGCCCTGGCTGTCTTCGCAAGGAGTGAGTGGCAAGCCTGGGGTCCCTGGGTGGCCAGGTCCTGGCACCGGGCATCAGCTGCGTCCTGGAGCCTGGCTAG